Proteins found in one Magnolia sinica isolate HGM2019 chromosome 5, MsV1, whole genome shotgun sequence genomic segment:
- the LOC131245676 gene encoding uncharacterized protein LOC131245676 — protein MAAAAVEGATVSALRSVLQRVYKAADRCGRPYDGVRVVAVGKTKPVSLIRQLYDAGHRCFGENYVQEILDKAPQLPPDIEWHFIGHLQSNKAKSLIAIVPNLDMVEGVDNEKIANHLDRAVASMGRKPLKVLVQVNTSGEASKSGVDPTDCLELAKHVKLGCPNLRFSGLMTIGMPDYSSTPENFRTLSNCRNEVCKALGMAEEQCELSMGMSSDFEQAIEMGSTNVRIGSTIFGPREYPKRAQG, from the exons ATGGCAGCAGCGGCCGTGGAAGGGGCAACCGTGTCGGCACTGAGGTCCGTGCTGCAACGTGTATATAAGGCCGCGGACAGGTGCGGGAGGCCGTACGATGGAGTGAGGGTGGTAGCCGTTGGAAAGACGAAGCCCGTGTCCCTCATCCGCCAGCTGTACGACGCTGGCCATCGCTGCTTCGGCGAGAATTACGTCCAGGAGATCCTCGACAAGGCCCCTCAG CTTCCACCAGATATCGAATGGCATTTCATCGGGCACCTTCAGAGCAATAAAGCAAAATCCCTTATTG CTATTGTCCCAAATCTTGACATGGTTGAAGGTGTGGACAATGAGAAG ATTGCGAATCATCTCGATCGTGCGGTCGCAAGCATGGGAAGGAAGCCTCTGAAGGTTTTGGTACAAGTTAATACCAGTGGGGAAGCAT CAAAATCGGGTGTTGATCCCACAGATTGTCTAGAACTCGCTAAGCATGTTAAGCTGGGATGTCCAAACCTCCGCTTTTCTGGCCTAATGACAATCGGGATGCCAGACTATTCATCAACTCCAGAGAATTTCAGG ACATTGTCGAACTGTAGGAACGAGGTTTGCAAAGCACTCGGAATGGCAGAAGAGCAGTGTGAGCTATCAATGGGCATGTCCAGCGACTTTGAACAAGCA ATTGAAATGGGGAGTACGAATGTCAGAATCGGATCAACCATATTTGGACCGAGGGAGTATCCAAAGAGAGCGCAAGGCTAG